The Pyrus communis chromosome 5, drPyrComm1.1, whole genome shotgun sequence region ACTTATCAAGTCAATGAAGATTAAATACAGGATTGAAATGACAGAAAAATTGGCTAAACTGAATGTTCTTAATTACCTCATCCCGGACCTTGCGGAAATGTACAGAGATGCAGAATCTGTTGTCCTCTACCCTAGCACCTTCTATTTTCCTGGTTATCTCCTCTAACAGTGTTCGTATCTGCAGTTCCAATTAAAACGTAGATAAATTTCTTGTGTAAAAATTAAGGCACATCTGAACTCTGTATCTCCaattaaatgacatttttattttcttgtaattGATAAGTACATTGAAAAGCATAAATGATATATATACTGTTAGCTAACCTCTTGGATTGCAGGCAGAAATCTTTTAGCAGGTTGAAAGAGAACGTCACTCGCCTGCACCGTAAGTGGTCCTACTGTGTTATTATTAACcaagccacacacacacacacacacacacacacacacatatatacttatatatattaGGGGTATGCTGCACCAGTACAGAGAAATAGAAGAACACACACTGATCAGTGATCACTGACCTTTTTATCCATGGTTGTAGTGTGATTCTTGCCATCGCAGGGGTTTAGTGGCCTTGGTGGGACCATTATATCCATCCCATGGCTTCCAGCATAATATACATTACTTAACTGTACAAATCCTTTAACCTGTAGAATCAAATTAAAtgagaaaattattttatgtgtAACATAGTGTTTATTGATgaacatttcaaattttctcgaGATTATATTGATGACTTAATCATTACCTTATCTCTACTCCTTCCACTAATTACTGCTGTTGGAAAATACTTGGCAACTTCCCGTACTGCAGCACGCATCTACCGGCATATTGGAACATAGTCAATATAATTAGGGTGGATTGAGTCATATGTAAAAACAGGAATGTTGTTATCAAGAAAATTAAAGACTGTACCTCATCAGACATGAAGGCACGGTCAGGATCATCAACAATTGGTGAAAGGGTCCCATCGTAGTCTAGGAAAACAACCATCCTCTTCCCTTTTGCTGCTTTCATCATCCGATCAAATGAGCCCAATGCAGAAGGGTGCTCAACCTAAACATGTAACACCCAAAAaagaattataaaataaaaacgaacAAGGATAATCAAAGCAGTGATATATGGTAAGAATTGTCATAAGATCACCAAACTAAGTTCAAATGGCTAGAACGTACCACCCAGGAATTATAAGCTAAATCTGAGGAGATTGGTCTATTAGGAGTAGAGATATCATGCAGGTTTGAGGTGATTGATGCTAAGGAAAGATTGACACTGTTCTCGTCATTCTTTACTACTTTCGTGATGGGTTGCACCTTTTGCTTCTTGGAAGTTGATGACCTATGTAGTCCCATTGCTTGGTTCAGCTTCGCCGAGTTTGTCATGATCACCTATTTTCGCACAATTCCAAACGAAAATATGATgaggctatatatatataaagagtgTCACACAAGtacataaaccaaattttaCCATTTTTAAAAAGTTTATGAGGTAGagaaaattaaacatttttaaatttcaaataataCGAACTGAATTCCTTTATATGGTCTGAAAAAGAGTTCTAAAGCTAAGGAAACTAAGAGCCTTGAGCTTTCAGGGGACCAGAACCTTCTAGCTTCTAACAAGACAAAATGTTttcctccttctctttgccaCCGATTAGGTCAAAGTCACTCGCGTTatcctctccctcttttttattttgacatATATATAACAAGATTTGTCGCAATCCACGGCCCCTCCTGGTTTATCTAATGAGATTTTCTTGATGCAGTTTATTATCGAATGAATTTGTATATGAGGTtagtaaaattttaaaaaggattAAAAGGAGAGAAAAGATAAGATTTCGCACTCACGTTTCCATCTTTCCaaatattcaaaaaatttaGTTAGAATGTCATCGTCATGCTTAACCAGTTCAAAACCAATAGTTCTCATTAGAATCACTAAACAATAGGTATGGTCATATTTCCTCACATAAAGCAAGCAACATGGATAATTAAATATGGTCAAAACTGAATTCTTCAACAATTAGGCTACTTTGTAAATTTGAACAGGTGGTGTAGCTAATCTCAGTGTGCTAGAACAGGATGGTAAAGATTGAACATAAATCTGTGTgtataatttaaaagaaaaactaataaaagacttgaaaactttgagttttaacgataagggcaaaataaagagtaaaataaatagtaccatgattgactttttagtgtaaaaatatgatttttcattaacgTGAACAATACCaagaatttttcattaaaattccctaatttaaaaaattataaagtcgGTATCGGATAAAACATCTTTTGCTTTTCAAAGGGAGAAAGATAATGTCGTTTTCAGGAGCTAGCATCTTTTCGTagaaaaaagaacaacaaaacaagaacaagaGGACCAGTTTAGCGTGTGAATAATTAGATTTGGTGACTCGACATTACATTTTTAAACCTAAAGGTTCTGTCTCAGGGGGAGTCACCAAACAGGATGATTCAGATGACAACGACAACACATGTATATAAAACGATTTTTGTAAGATacatgtttgttttcttttggccCTACCTTAACTACCATTTAACTGAAGTGCGACCTCACTGCAACCTAACTGATAGGTATCTATCTAATCATAATATATATTGTTTAACTTGATCTCtttcataaaaatataataagacactaattaattagtatgtttgcaacccaaaaaaaaaaaaatgagaatacCCAGTGCAAATTAATACATgatcaaatatttaaattttatggaaAAATTCGAAGAGATGTAGCAGAAAGAATTAACTTTGTTAGCCAAGTGAAAATCGAATGACTAATCGAGAATTCTAATACGCTTCAGTGTATAGTACACTGAAATGACTATTAAATCTTTGATTAAGGATCTAATAGTTAAAATCTAACAACAAAACATCCCgaaggatgctagaactttcGTGGGCGGCCTGAAAAGACAACCAAAGAGTTGAAGAATGTTTCTGAAAGCTTCATGGTTTGAAAGAGTAGGACACTTGTACG contains the following coding sequences:
- the LOC137735426 gene encoding probable trehalose-phosphate phosphatase C; translation: MTNSAKLNQAMGLHRSSTSKKQKVQPITKVVKNDENSVNLSLASITSNLHDISTPNRPISSDLAYNSWVVEHPSALGSFDRMMKAAKGKRMVVFLDYDGTLSPIVDDPDRAFMSDEMRAAVREVAKYFPTAVISGRSRDKVKGFVQLSNVYYAGSHGMDIMVPPRPLNPCDGKNHTTTMDKKASDVLFQPAKRFLPAIQEIRTLLEEITRKIEGARVEDNRFCISVHFRKVRDEDYDILEAKVKSVLENYPEFHLTFGKKVLEVRPSIEWNKGHALEYLLDTLGFSNSSDVLPLYIGDDRTDEDAFKVIRSRGLGFPIIVSSTPKDTKACYSLQDPSEVLTFLLRIARWRKASSSSRSLAQIWGPGNLPRSVN